The uncultured Desulfobulbus sp. genome window below encodes:
- a CDS encoding DUF370 domain-containing protein encodes MDSRLVNVGFGNAVKVGRILAVVNPGSSPIRKLKEEARLKKQLIDVTEGRRTRAIILLDSGHMVLSSVQPETINQRLVAMDQEQQNPKHMLARIKQETSDE; translated from the coding sequence ATGGATAGTCGTCTGGTGAATGTCGGTTTTGGCAACGCCGTCAAGGTGGGACGGATTCTTGCGGTCGTCAACCCCGGTTCTTCGCCCATTCGTAAGCTCAAAGAAGAGGCACGTCTGAAAAAACAACTGATCGATGTCACTGAAGGACGACGAACACGTGCCATTATACTTCTCGATTCCGGACACATGGTCCTCTCGTCTGTCCAGCCGGAGACCATAAATCAACGTCTGGTGGCAATGGATCAGGAACAACAGAACCCCAAACATATGCTTGCTCGAATCAAGCAGGAAACAAGTGATGAATAA
- the gmk gene encoding guanylate kinase: MNKGLLFVLSAPSGCGKTTILKEVMRRIPALVFSVSHTTRSPRAGEIDGEHYHFVSAEDFLALRDQEPSGFLEWAEVHGNFYGTSVAEVDSRCQLGEDVVLDIDVQGAAQVREAASPVTIFIAPPSLEILEQRLRGRGTETEETVCKRLKNARAELAQVDAYEYVIVNDALEEAVEALCSIIIAERSRQRRDRRGLRLQWADA; the protein is encoded by the coding sequence ATGAATAAAGGATTGCTTTTCGTGCTCTCCGCTCCCTCAGGTTGCGGCAAGACAACGATTCTTAAAGAAGTGATGCGGCGTATCCCTGCACTGGTTTTTTCTGTCTCCCATACAACCCGCAGCCCCCGTGCCGGTGAGATTGATGGGGAACACTATCATTTCGTTTCCGCCGAGGACTTTCTGGCTCTGCGTGATCAAGAACCCAGCGGGTTTTTGGAGTGGGCTGAGGTCCATGGGAATTTTTATGGTACCAGTGTGGCGGAGGTCGACTCCCGCTGTCAGCTAGGGGAGGATGTTGTCCTGGATATTGATGTCCAGGGCGCGGCTCAGGTCCGTGAAGCGGCCAGTCCGGTGACCATTTTCATCGCTCCTCCCTCACTGGAAATTCTGGAACAGCGTCTGCGCGGTCGAGGGACCGAGACGGAGGAAACGGTGTGTAAGCGGTTAAAAAATGCACGTGCCGAACTCGCTCAGGTCGATGCCTATGAGTACGTGATTGTTAACGATGCACTTGAAGAGGCCGTGGAAGCCCTGTGCAGCATTATCATTGCAGAACGGAGTCGGCAAAGGCGTGATCGTCGGGGCCTGCGTCTGCAATGGGCTGATGCATAA
- a CDS encoding OmpA family protein: MSSKKMLHLATLVVLVLGMSLTGCSKKTAMTAPELSVSEGAGEPEPLETQENGIMEGRTSGPMVPVYFAFDSSKIEGEQMQRVEINADFLKKNPDLNVRIEGNCDPRGTQEYNLALGERRALSAQKSLIAQGVQPGQLTTMSFGEEKLLLFGHDEISWAQNRRDDFVIVK; this comes from the coding sequence ATGAGCAGTAAGAAGATGTTGCATTTAGCCACGTTGGTGGTGCTTGTTCTGGGCATGAGCCTGACAGGCTGCAGCAAGAAGACCGCCATGACTGCACCGGAATTGAGTGTCTCGGAAGGGGCTGGTGAACCTGAGCCTCTGGAGACGCAAGAAAACGGCATTATGGAAGGTCGAACCTCCGGGCCTATGGTTCCCGTCTATTTTGCATTTGACAGCTCAAAAATTGAGGGCGAGCAGATGCAACGTGTAGAGATAAATGCAGATTTCCTGAAAAAGAATCCGGACCTGAACGTGCGGATTGAAGGAAACTGCGATCCACGGGGAACCCAGGAGTACAACTTGGCCCTGGGTGAGCGCCGTGCGCTCAGTGCGCAAAAGAGCCTGATCGCGCAGGGGGTACAACCCGGCCAGCTGACAACGATGAGCTTTGGTGAGGAAAAGTTGTTGCTGTTTGGGCACGACGAAATTTCCTGGGCGCAAAACCGACGGGATGATTTTGTTATTGTGAAGTAA
- the tyrS gene encoding tyrosine--tRNA ligase: MKSVEEQIALIERGAVDFHSREDLVKKLTRSLETGKPLTIKAGFDPTAPDLHLGHTVLIQKLRHFQLLGHEVNFLIGDFTGLIGDPTGKSATRPPLTPDEVKQNAETYKEQVFKILDPEKTKVVFNSAWLGALSSYDMIRLASQLTVARMLERDDFKKRFESNQPISIHEFFYPLMQGYDSVAMEADVELGGTDQLFNLLMGRDLQRSRGQEPQVVLTMPLLEGLDGVNKMSKSLGNYIGISETPDSIFGKVMSVSDELMFRYYELLSDLPLDEVAALKARMSLGEIHPKKVKVQLAKEMVARFHSPEAADDAERNFEQVFARHELPDEIEEFTMAAGDEPIWLPKLLHDAGMVKSSSEGRRMIKQKAVSLEGEKVDDVDATIPASGSVLLKVGKRRFCRVIFQ; this comes from the coding sequence ATGAAGTCGGTTGAAGAGCAGATAGCCCTGATTGAACGGGGCGCGGTTGATTTCCATTCACGGGAAGATCTTGTCAAGAAACTGACAAGGTCCCTGGAAACGGGCAAACCTTTGACGATTAAAGCCGGGTTTGATCCGACCGCTCCAGATCTGCATCTGGGTCATACGGTTCTGATTCAGAAATTACGTCATTTTCAGTTGCTGGGGCATGAAGTTAATTTTTTGATCGGTGATTTTACCGGTCTGATCGGCGACCCCACTGGTAAATCTGCAACCCGTCCCCCTTTGACCCCGGATGAAGTTAAACAAAATGCCGAAACCTATAAGGAACAAGTTTTCAAGATCCTTGATCCTGAAAAGACCAAGGTGGTGTTTAATTCGGCCTGGCTGGGAGCGCTCAGCTCCTATGATATGATTCGTTTGGCTTCGCAGCTTACCGTGGCCCGTATGCTTGAGCGCGATGATTTTAAAAAACGGTTTGAATCAAACCAGCCTATTTCGATCCATGAGTTTTTCTATCCTCTGATGCAGGGCTACGACTCGGTGGCCATGGAAGCAGATGTCGAGCTTGGAGGGACCGATCAACTTTTTAATCTGCTCATGGGGCGTGATTTACAACGGAGTCGTGGGCAAGAGCCGCAAGTTGTCTTGACCATGCCGCTTTTGGAAGGGCTTGATGGCGTCAACAAAATGAGTAAGTCCCTGGGCAACTACATCGGCATCTCTGAGACTCCAGACAGTATCTTTGGCAAGGTCATGTCTGTAAGTGATGAGCTCATGTTTCGCTATTATGAGCTGCTGAGCGATCTCCCTCTGGACGAGGTCGCCGCACTGAAAGCAAGAATGTCCCTGGGGGAGATTCACCCCAAAAAGGTAAAAGTACAGCTGGCCAAAGAGATGGTTGCCCGCTTTCATTCTCCAGAAGCTGCTGATGACGCCGAGCGGAATTTTGAGCAGGTTTTTGCGCGTCATGAGCTCCCAGATGAGATTGAAGAGTTTACCATGGCAGCAGGGGATGAGCCCATCTGGTTGCCCAAATTACTGCACGACGCAGGCATGGTGAAATCAAGCTCTGAGGGGCGGCGGATGATCAAACAAAAAGCGGTAAGTCTGGAAGGTGAAAAAGTGGATGATGTTGATGCCACTATACCAGCCTCTGGAAGCGTACTGCTGAAGGTCGGAAAACGAAGGTTTTGTCGCGTTATTTTTCAATAA
- a CDS encoding OmpH family outer membrane protein has product MKNIKRVLGCVVVVAVLCLQSQVSLAADVKIAVIDMKQVLSTSKSGKKAQDVIEKKMKSLQASFQKDEEDLAKMQDEMQKKGAAWSDKVKKEKAIAFQQKRRDMIEGRDKANRELQALREKNVNPILKKIEDIVDDVASDKDYTLVLPRNVVLYSSSSIDITDTIISKLNKVMP; this is encoded by the coding sequence GTGAAAAACATAAAACGTGTGCTGGGGTGTGTGGTTGTCGTCGCCGTTCTTTGTCTGCAGAGCCAGGTCTCTTTGGCAGCAGATGTCAAAATAGCAGTTATTGACATGAAACAGGTCCTCTCCACCTCTAAATCAGGAAAAAAAGCCCAGGATGTTATTGAGAAAAAAATGAAATCACTGCAGGCCTCCTTCCAAAAAGATGAGGAGGATCTTGCGAAGATGCAGGACGAAATGCAGAAAAAGGGTGCTGCCTGGAGTGATAAGGTTAAAAAAGAAAAAGCCATTGCATTTCAACAGAAACGCCGAGATATGATTGAGGGGCGAGATAAGGCCAATCGCGAGCTCCAGGCACTTCGTGAGAAAAATGTGAACCCTATCCTCAAAAAAATTGAGGACATCGTTGACGATGTGGCTTCTGATAAGGATTATACGCTGGTTTTGCCAAGAAATGTCGTGCTCTACTCAAGCAGCTCCATTGACATCACCGATACTATAATTTCCAAACTCAATAAGGTTATGCCGTAA
- a CDS encoding YicC/YloC family endoribonuclease yields the protein MRLRSMTGFGRGEANEDGRAWVAEIRTVNHRFLDQRVILPRLFSALEDPVKKMVAKVLDRGRVDITFSLHGVSAVEPQLVVNESVARQYHRCLRQLIDEYQLTDKVDLKDMLTQRDIISLEEPRPDMDSEWKVISRALEAALTNCNGMREQEGQALQEDLLGRLDKFEAIVVQIEENIPVLHQQRQNDLRTRIGKLLDGLDIDPIRLAQETAIMADKSDVTEEITRLHSHIAQFRAFLMSDEPVGRRLDFLLQEFLREVNTLSSKIANAGIAQLGVEMKNEIEKLREQVQNVE from the coding sequence ATGCGACTGCGGAGTATGACAGGATTTGGAAGGGGGGAAGCCAACGAGGACGGAAGAGCCTGGGTTGCTGAAATTCGAACAGTCAATCATCGGTTTCTGGATCAGCGAGTGATCCTGCCCCGACTTTTTTCGGCCCTTGAAGATCCTGTCAAAAAAATGGTTGCCAAGGTGTTGGACCGTGGTCGTGTTGACATTACCTTCAGCTTGCACGGTGTTTCCGCGGTGGAGCCGCAGCTTGTGGTCAATGAGAGTGTTGCCCGTCAGTATCACCGCTGTTTGCGTCAACTGATCGATGAGTATCAGCTGACAGATAAGGTCGACCTCAAAGATATGCTGACCCAGCGAGATATCATCAGTTTGGAAGAGCCACGGCCGGATATGGACAGTGAGTGGAAAGTGATCAGCCGAGCTCTTGAGGCCGCTTTGACCAACTGTAACGGTATGCGTGAGCAGGAAGGTCAGGCCCTGCAGGAGGATCTGCTGGGCAGGTTGGATAAATTTGAAGCGATTGTCGTGCAGATAGAAGAAAATATTCCAGTGTTGCATCAGCAGCGCCAAAATGACCTGCGTACCCGTATCGGGAAGCTGCTCGATGGGCTGGATATTGATCCTATTCGATTGGCCCAGGAAACCGCAATTATGGCGGATAAAAGTGATGTGACCGAGGAGATTACCCGCCTGCACAGTCATATCGCGCAATTTCGTGCTTTTTTGATGAGTGATGAACCTGTAGGCCGCCGTCTCGACTTTTTGTTGCAAGAGTTCCTGCGTGAGGTGAATACTCTCTCCTCCAAGATTGCCAACGCCGGTATCGCGCAGTTGGGGGTGGAGATGAAAAACGAAATTGAAAAGTTGCGTGAACAGGTCCAAAATGTCGAGTAG
- the rlmB gene encoding 23S rRNA (guanosine(2251)-2'-O)-methyltransferase RlmB: MKARPRKKQQTPAPAAEPQETASEDLIWGINAVSEALSQSAGGGVSEILVQTGKAGPRLQQIIDTARERSIAVRFVEPTRMRVPRTCRHQGVVARLSEAKLLELDALLAGLEMAKKDQAPKILVLDSIQDPRNLGSILRSALAAGFSRVIMTRERSVPVTGTVARTSAGAVAHMQICRVVNLTDALNTLKEHGFWIFGAVAEPEVASIYRTDFSGPVALVIGSEGKGIRPLVRKQCDHLVTIPMPGSFNSLNASVAAAVIMFEVARRSL; this comes from the coding sequence GTGAAGGCTCGTCCAAGAAAAAAACAACAGACCCCAGCACCCGCAGCGGAACCGCAAGAAACCGCAAGCGAAGATTTAATCTGGGGAATTAATGCGGTCTCCGAGGCCCTTTCTCAGTCGGCAGGTGGTGGGGTCAGTGAGATCCTGGTGCAGACGGGTAAGGCGGGGCCACGCCTGCAGCAAATTATCGATACGGCGCGCGAGCGATCCATTGCTGTGCGTTTTGTCGAACCGACCCGTATGCGGGTTCCGCGAACCTGCCGTCATCAGGGTGTTGTGGCTCGGCTCTCGGAGGCCAAGTTGCTTGAGCTTGATGCACTGCTCGCAGGCCTGGAGATGGCCAAGAAGGACCAGGCACCAAAAATTCTGGTGCTTGATTCTATTCAAGATCCGCGAAACCTGGGGTCTATTCTCCGCTCAGCCCTGGCCGCCGGTTTTTCGCGCGTGATTATGACTCGAGAGAGAAGCGTTCCCGTGACAGGAACCGTTGCCCGAACCTCGGCAGGTGCCGTCGCCCACATGCAGATCTGCAGGGTAGTCAACCTGACAGACGCTCTGAATACCCTGAAAGAACATGGCTTCTGGATTTTTGGAGCTGTCGCCGAACCTGAGGTCGCCTCTATCTACAGGACTGATTTTTCAGGACCGGTTGCCCTGGTGATCGGCAGCGAAGGCAAGGGGATTCGGCCACTTGTGCGTAAACAGTGTGACCACTTGGTGACTATTCCCATGCCAGGCAGTTTTAATTCACTCAATGCTTCGGTGGCCGCTGCAGTGATCATGTTTGAGGTTGCCCGACGTTCTTTATAA
- the glgP gene encoding alpha-glucan family phosphorylase, producing the protein MSSSSLASLVSSNRFGTYFGVPQELLDRVWSNLADPEVNSIAYISMEIGADPDVFHPIKDFLDRENIGQDPNPQLNAYLQKYQCNERKIPNYSGGLGVLAGDTLKSFADLHLPALAISLLYREGYFSQIVDSKVGQIDHATHWRPEATPTLFQLHTPGAPGTPLTIDIPFYNGLQHPIMVQAQVWMKIELSDARDYFIPEFLLDYSLPGAPDWVKESAQQLYNAKSTIIKANQRRMLGSAILPLVDALGLTPHTIHLNEQHGVTVTLHMIVRELQQQYGEDFGDRMSDADILAAAQKVAQQIVYTIHTPVKAGHDRFSRDLYSSISHKAFERILNLVAHDDDIAHEYNFTAMAMRLNRAINSVSRLHRDVTRKQFPAFAPKIKAITNGVHHLTWISAQRKACFDRSPSLSNWRQDPSCFTTLVPQQEEKLCQELHQAWQADNQALVDYVNSMLRRHREQMVETWIDPPNFLSSLPEQQWLEPGVFTLGFARRFSTYKRADLIFDDMGRLADILVKNNWPVNFVFAGKAHPADEPGKSVLKLILDNQEELYRRSQGLGKLIFIPGYDMHIAKLMVAGVHAWLNSPKRPLEASGTSGMKAAMNGVPNISIMDGWWVEGYHDGRTGWKFGYEGPVDEADLSEAPEALLYAEDSSAFYELLPQVLDIFYNKQQNFMIRALENLRLNVPIFNTHRMAAEYVNQYGVSLSPELQATVERFRKLYLSEESHS; encoded by the coding sequence ATGTCCTCATCCTCACTGGCTTCGCTTGTTAGCAGCAACCGTTTTGGCACCTACTTTGGTGTCCCCCAAGAGCTTTTAGATAGAGTCTGGTCCAATCTCGCCGATCCGGAAGTAAACAGCATTGCGTACATCTCCATGGAAATTGGAGCGGACCCCGATGTTTTCCATCCGATTAAAGATTTTCTCGACAGGGAAAACATTGGCCAGGATCCCAATCCCCAGCTCAATGCCTACCTGCAAAAATATCAATGCAACGAGCGTAAAATCCCCAACTACAGTGGCGGTCTCGGCGTCCTCGCCGGTGATACTTTAAAATCCTTCGCAGACCTGCACCTACCGGCGCTGGCGATCAGCCTACTTTACCGTGAAGGATATTTTTCCCAGATCGTTGACTCCAAGGTTGGCCAAATCGATCATGCCACCCACTGGCGGCCGGAAGCAACCCCCACGCTCTTTCAGCTGCACACGCCAGGAGCTCCTGGCACCCCGTTGACCATCGACATTCCTTTTTACAACGGTTTGCAGCACCCGATCATGGTACAGGCTCAGGTCTGGATGAAAATCGAACTCAGTGACGCCCGCGATTATTTCATCCCCGAATTTCTGCTCGATTACAGTCTTCCTGGTGCTCCTGACTGGGTGAAAGAGTCGGCACAACAGCTCTACAATGCAAAATCAACCATCATCAAAGCGAACCAGCGCAGAATGCTGGGCTCTGCCATCCTCCCCTTGGTCGATGCCCTTGGCCTGACGCCGCACACGATTCACCTCAACGAACAGCACGGGGTCACAGTAACCCTGCATATGATTGTCCGTGAATTACAACAACAATACGGTGAAGACTTTGGCGATCGCATGAGCGATGCAGACATCCTCGCGGCTGCGCAGAAGGTCGCGCAACAGATTGTCTATACTATCCACACACCGGTGAAAGCCGGGCATGATCGCTTTTCGCGCGACCTCTACTCTTCCATCAGTCACAAGGCCTTTGAGCGGATCCTCAACCTGGTAGCCCATGACGACGACATTGCCCATGAATATAATTTTACAGCCATGGCCATGCGTTTAAACCGTGCTATCAACAGTGTCAGCCGATTGCATCGCGACGTCACTCGAAAACAGTTTCCTGCTTTTGCCCCAAAAATCAAAGCTATCACCAATGGAGTTCATCACCTCACTTGGATCAGTGCTCAGAGAAAGGCATGTTTTGACCGTTCTCCTAGCCTAAGCAACTGGCGTCAGGACCCGAGCTGCTTTACCACCCTGGTTCCTCAGCAGGAGGAAAAGCTCTGCCAGGAATTGCATCAGGCCTGGCAGGCAGACAATCAAGCGCTTGTTGATTATGTCAACAGCATGCTTCGACGTCACCGCGAACAGATGGTCGAGACCTGGATTGATCCCCCAAATTTTCTTTCCAGCCTGCCCGAACAGCAGTGGCTGGAACCCGGAGTCTTCACCCTGGGGTTTGCCCGCCGTTTTTCCACCTACAAACGAGCTGATCTCATCTTTGATGATATGGGCAGACTTGCCGATATTTTGGTCAAAAATAACTGGCCGGTCAACTTTGTCTTCGCGGGAAAAGCGCATCCGGCCGATGAACCTGGCAAATCAGTGCTCAAGCTTATTTTGGATAATCAGGAAGAACTCTACAGGCGCAGCCAGGGGCTGGGCAAACTGATCTTTATTCCTGGCTATGACATGCACATTGCCAAACTCATGGTTGCCGGTGTCCATGCATGGCTTAACAGCCCCAAACGCCCTCTGGAGGCCAGTGGTACCAGCGGTATGAAAGCGGCCATGAATGGTGTGCCCAACATCAGCATCATGGATGGCTGGTGGGTCGAAGGGTATCACGATGGTCGTACGGGCTGGAAATTTGGTTATGAAGGACCTGTTGATGAAGCAGATTTGAGCGAGGCTCCCGAAGCACTGCTCTATGCGGAAGACTCTTCAGCTTTCTATGAGCTCCTGCCTCAGGTTCTTGATATTTTCTATAACAAACAGCAGAATTTCATGATTCGTGCACTGGAAAACCTGCGCCTCAATGTCCCCATTTTCAACACCCATCGCATGGCAGCGGAATATGTCAATCAGTACGGTGTATCGCTCTCGCCGGAATTACAGGCCACTGTCGAGCGCTTTCGCAAACTCTACCTCAGCGAAGAAAGTCATTCCTAA
- a CDS encoding tRNA-dihydrouridine synthase family protein, whose protein sequence is MRISTLEIWPPLLLAPMAGLTHSALRTTILSYGGIGLLSTEMLSASRLPVENEQVSPYLYKTSEEKPLSYQLLVGQEKHVVPAIARLTRLQADCIDFNLGCPAPQARRMGAGSSLAEDTTRLQRIIALSRKQTTQPLTAKIRLGDTFDAKRLKDFCLMLAGEGIDMLTVHARLRGESFSRKPHWEWVGQVKEWLDIPVVANGGIDSVESARLCLEQSGADGLMIGRAAATKPWIFAEIAREIYGLKIAPPEIKLPPMYEAFARALCERFRPERRLGRLKEFTHYFAKNYFFGHHLATRVQSSQSFEEAWQRASEFFIKSDPDFTPLSPLVELRSEAGDCNTQNPEKERPS, encoded by the coding sequence ATGCGCATCTCTACCCTTGAAATCTGGCCCCCGTTATTGCTCGCTCCCATGGCAGGGCTGACTCATTCTGCTTTGCGAACCACTATACTGAGCTATGGAGGCATTGGCTTGCTTTCCACAGAGATGCTCTCTGCTTCCCGTTTGCCGGTGGAGAATGAGCAAGTTTCCCCTTATCTGTATAAAACTTCAGAGGAAAAACCACTTTCGTATCAGCTGCTGGTCGGCCAGGAAAAGCACGTTGTACCGGCTATAGCTCGTCTTACTCGCCTCCAGGCCGACTGTATTGATTTCAATTTGGGTTGCCCGGCCCCGCAGGCCAGGCGTATGGGGGCGGGGAGCAGTCTTGCCGAGGATACCACACGCTTGCAACGTATTATTGCGCTCAGCCGTAAGCAGACCACGCAGCCTCTGACCGCAAAAATTCGTCTGGGGGATACGTTTGATGCCAAGCGACTTAAGGATTTTTGCCTGATGCTCGCCGGTGAAGGAATCGACATGCTGACGGTCCATGCCCGACTTCGAGGGGAGTCATTTTCGAGGAAACCGCATTGGGAGTGGGTGGGGCAGGTCAAAGAGTGGCTCGATATACCGGTTGTTGCCAACGGCGGTATTGATTCGGTGGAATCGGCCCGGCTCTGTCTTGAGCAAAGTGGTGCTGACGGCTTGATGATTGGGCGGGCGGCAGCGACCAAACCCTGGATTTTTGCAGAGATCGCACGGGAAATCTACGGATTGAAGATTGCCCCTCCAGAGATCAAGCTGCCCCCAATGTATGAAGCCTTTGCCCGCGCCCTTTGTGAGCGTTTTCGGCCAGAGCGTCGACTGGGACGTCTGAAAGAGTTTACCCACTATTTTGCCAAAAATTATTTTTTTGGCCACCACCTTGCCACGCGGGTCCAGTCGAGTCAGTCTTTTGAAGAGGCCTGGCAGCGTGCCAGCGAATTTTTTATAAAGAGTGATCCGGACTTTACGCCTTTAAGCCCACTTGTGGAGCTTAGGAGCGAAGCGGGGGATTGTAATACCCAAAACCCAGAAAAGGAAAGGCCATCTTGA
- a CDS encoding transcriptional repressor, giving the protein MNAPASMIRLTTQRQIILEELSKVTSHPTASELYDMVRKRLPRIGLGTVYRNLELMAESGMILKIEVGGTQKRFDATTDEHYHIRCSVCGKVDDIDVPVVKELVAQAKGSSAYMIQGHHVEFTGICSDCQKKQH; this is encoded by the coding sequence ATGAACGCACCCGCATCAATGATTCGGCTGACGACCCAACGCCAAATCATTCTCGAAGAACTCTCCAAAGTGACCTCCCATCCCACCGCAAGTGAACTCTATGACATGGTTCGTAAACGGCTGCCTCGCATTGGCCTGGGCACCGTATACCGTAACCTCGAGCTCATGGCCGAAAGTGGCATGATTCTTAAAATTGAGGTGGGAGGAACACAAAAACGATTTGACGCGACCACCGACGAGCACTATCACATCCGCTGCTCGGTATGCGGCAAAGTCGATGACATCGATGTACCGGTCGTTAAAGAACTGGTAGCCCAGGCCAAGGGGTCCTCTGCGTACATGATCCAGGGCCACCACGTCGAATTCACCGGTATCTGTAGCGACTGCCAGAAAAAGCAACACTGA
- a CDS encoding radical SAM protein — MHPTTQPSLLFANAQGEILDYDGLHMAGSGAGHLYLPSLEDLIELPEGSEFFTLPQRLPIGIEPETGEPALLASNPYQDDEPVQAVAAFMAPAHTAVYTAAYQSEEHCNQRLPLFAYTAVGWADGKFWVAAFRSDADCRQDADQFDFNLLERRTLAQLKKHRDNRLIQHLGKCCLTYGCPAARNYFLGRWEAPLPSSPVCNAACVGCISQQPSGCCPSTQDRITFVPTEKELAEIAIDHLQTAPRPIVSFGQGCEGEPLLQAKVMEKAIRLMRKHTDKGTINLNTNGSLPESVERLAKAGLDSIRISMNSAQKEKHRLYYQPKGFSLDDVCDSITVMKKHGRHVSLNYFILPGFTDDPDEFEALAGLVEKYQPDFIQLRNLNMDPEYYLESIQHRPVAPPLGIANWLAQLKMAFPFLGFGYYNPPLRS, encoded by the coding sequence GTGCATCCAACAACTCAACCCTCCCTGCTTTTTGCAAATGCCCAAGGTGAAATCCTTGATTACGATGGACTGCACATGGCGGGGAGTGGTGCTGGACATCTCTACCTCCCCTCGCTCGAGGACCTCATAGAGTTACCGGAAGGGAGTGAATTTTTCACTCTCCCCCAGCGCCTTCCCATCGGGATAGAACCGGAAACCGGTGAGCCAGCACTCCTGGCCTCCAATCCCTACCAGGACGATGAGCCGGTTCAGGCTGTGGCAGCTTTTATGGCCCCAGCCCATACCGCTGTATACACAGCCGCCTACCAGAGCGAGGAACACTGCAATCAGCGCCTCCCTCTTTTTGCCTATACAGCTGTAGGGTGGGCCGATGGGAAATTCTGGGTTGCAGCCTTTCGCAGTGATGCAGACTGTCGGCAGGATGCTGACCAGTTCGACTTTAACCTCCTGGAACGTCGCACCCTTGCGCAGTTAAAAAAACACCGCGATAACCGGTTAATCCAACATCTTGGCAAGTGCTGCCTTACCTACGGCTGCCCAGCTGCCCGTAACTATTTTCTCGGTCGGTGGGAAGCCCCGCTCCCCAGTTCTCCTGTATGTAATGCGGCATGCGTCGGCTGTATTTCCCAGCAACCATCAGGGTGCTGTCCCTCAACGCAGGACCGAATCACCTTTGTCCCCACTGAAAAAGAGTTGGCAGAGATTGCCATTGATCATTTGCAAACGGCACCACGGCCCATCGTCAGCTTTGGCCAAGGCTGTGAAGGTGAACCGCTCTTACAGGCAAAGGTGATGGAAAAAGCAATCCGTCTGATGCGTAAGCACACGGATAAGGGCACAATCAACCTCAATACCAACGGAAGTCTACCGGAGTCGGTGGAACGACTGGCAAAAGCTGGTCTTGATTCTATCCGCATCTCCATGAACTCCGCCCAAAAGGAAAAACACCGACTTTATTACCAGCCCAAAGGCTTTTCTTTAGACGATGTCTGTGATTCCATCACCGTGATGAAAAAACATGGCCGCCATGTTTCTCTGAACTATTTCATTCTCCCGGGTTTTACCGATGATCCTGATGAATTTGAAGCGCTGGCAGGCTTAGTCGAAAAATACCAGCCGGATTTTATTCAATTGCGCAACCTTAATATGGACCCGGAATATTACCTTGAGTCCATTCAACACCGCCCCGTTGCTCCTCCGCTTGGTATTGCCAACTGGCTTGCACAACTCAAGATGGCCTTTCCTTTTCTGGGTTTTGGGTATTACAATCCCCCGCTTCGCTCCTAA